The region CGAAGCCAAGATTACCCGTGATGTAGGGCTGGGTGCAATGACGCTGTTGGGACTGCTAGTGGCAGTATTTATCGGAACTGGGTTGGTCAACAAAGAAATTGAGAAGCGCACGGTGCTGGTGCTGCTTGCCAAGCCGATTAGCCGTACCGAGTTCATTGTGGGCAAGCATTTGGGGCTATCTGCGGTGCTAGCGGTGCTGGTGGCAGTGATGACGGCAATTTACATGGCGCTACTGTCCTTTAGCCAGATTTCCTACCCGGTAACTAGTGTGCTGATGTCGTCCATTTTTCTGTTCTTGTTGTTGTCGTTGATGACGGCGGTGGCGATCGCGTTTGGTGTGTTCACCAGTTCACTGCTGGCAACGCTGCTTACCTTCACCGTGTTTCTCATGGGCAGTTTTAGCGCCAACCTGGTAGCCCTCGGTGCCCAAAGCAAAAATCCCAGCATCGAAACCATTACCCGCAACCTCTACCTGGTTCTACCTGACCTATCTCGTTTAGATTTGAAGAACCAAGCTGTGTATGGCTTGCTGCCCAGTACTGAAACCCTACTGCTTAATGCGCTGTATGCCGTGCTCTATATCATCGTGCTACTAGCGATCGCGATCCTCGTCTTTTCTCGCCGTGAATTCTGAGTTTACGCCTTGCCCAAAACCTTTTGTCTTAACTGCTGCAAAATCCTCAGCACCTCGCCCAGTTCATGCCGACGTAGCACTAGCAAAAAGGTTCGTGATAAATCTTACTGAGGCATCGCTCTCGGTCGAAGTTTCAGGAATCGGTGATGCCAGTGCTGGTTGCCATTTCCCTATTTGGATAAGTATTCGTAGGTTTCAATCACCTTCTTAATGGTGCGCTGGTGGTCGCGGGCGATCGCAGGTGGGGCAGATCCAGTTCTAGTATTGATGACTGTTTCACCCACCATTTCCTTAGCAAGCTGGTTGATCGAGTCAAGCATTTCTTCCGTGGTAGTAAAGTTATCCTCTGCAATCCGGTTAAGCACACGACTGGGGTTGCCTTCGTAGGCGATCGCTTTCAACGCTTGCAGTTCATACTCCGGCAGTTGCAGCATAAACTCCGTCCACAATTCTGACAACTCTTGCTCTGAATTCTCCTCCTCTGCCTCTTCCCACTCCTCCCCTTTGGGGGCATTGGGCTGATTCCGTAGAGCCGTTTTTTGTGCCTGAAGTTGAGCAATTTGTTTTTCCAGCGATTCTTTTTCGCGGCGGCGATCGCTTACTTGCTTCTCTAGCTTCTGCAAATTATCCTGCGACGCCTTAAGCTGCAACTGTTGCTGTTTCAGGTTAGCAAGGTCACGCTCTAGTTGCGCTTTTTGAGCTTCAAGTTGTTTGAATTCTGTCTGGAGAGCTTTGCTTTGTTGCTGTTGCTGTTGAAGTTTGGCAACCTCTTTCTCTAGCTGAGATTTTTGGCTCTCCAATTTCTGAATCGCATCCTGCAGGGGTTTTGCCTGGTGTTGCTTGGAGTTCAACAGTTCCCGCTCTAACGCTTCTTTTTCCTGCCGTTTAGCGGTGACTTGTGTCTCCAGCGATCGCAATTCGTCTTGCAGTGCCGCTACCTGACTCTGAAGCTGCTTCAACGCTTTTTGCAGCGGGTTCGATCCAGCTTCTAACTCCTGCTTCTTCGTCTCCACATACACAATGTACTGGTCTAGTTCTGCCCGGCAGCGCTCTAATTCCTCAATATCCTGAGTCAACTTTTTGGTTGTTTGGGTTAATCCCTGCTGTTGCTGGCTTAATTGGGTAACTTCCTGAAGTAATTGTTCCCGGACTTGTCGCTGGTTGCTAATCTGATTATTTAAGTGGCTTAACTCACTCTGGAGGTGATTCAAGCTGGCAGTGATTTTTTGTTTGGTGGCTGCTGCCTCAGTGATGAATTGGTTAAGCGAGGCAGGGTGAAACTCTGGGTGAATCGTGGAAGCTTCCTCTGCGATCGCGACTGGATTATCTGTCGGCTGGGACGATAAATCCCAACTGAGAACAGGTCTGGGGTAAGGATTGGAACTTGGCAATTGACGCTGCCGCAAATCTTCCTGCATGGAGTTGAGTGCCAAAAATACCCGCTCCTTTTCAGCAGAAATTTCTAGCACAGCTTGTTGCTCTTCTGCGCGGCGGCGTTGCAACAACCGGATCTGCTGTTTGAGCGCAGCCATGCGGCTTTCAGACGAACGGTTGTGATACCAATTGACGGCAGCGGCTGTGGCAAACCCAGTTGCTAGTGCGGATATTCCAGCGATTAGTGCACCTCCGAGGTCACTGGTTGCCAGCAGGCTAATGCCAAAACTGGCAGTAAAAGCAATAGTTCCTAGAATCAGCCAGGGATTTAGCATAGGCAAGGGCTTGGCGCAACGGAGTCATCAGTCGCGTAGCTTAATGGTACGTCTTGAAATGGAAAACCGACTTGATTGTTAAGAACCTATCCAGCATTGTTAAGAACCTATCCAGAACCCCTCATAAAGCCTCAGACGTGTTCGTCTATTTAAGTAGTTATGTTGAAGATTTCCGGATAAGCGTTTAACACAGCCTGTTTTTCATTATGAGTAGATTAGTCCAATCAATCTGGCAAATGACATGAGCCGTAACCTTTTAGTCAGGAGAGTGATTCTCTATGGGGTTGTAGCTGCGACAGGATTTGTTTCGCTGCTAGCGATCGCTGCATTTGTTCCGCGCAAATGGGCTTTCCCCAAGGATTATGATTGTGAATTTACCCTTTATGTATCCAGTGACGGATTTCATACTAATTTTTTTGTCCCCGTTGAAACACCCATCTTTAACTGGCGCACTTATCTCAACCTGGATGAACTAGCAAATCAACCGGGGCAAGCCTATCAATATTTGCAGTTTGGCTGGGGCGATCGCCGTTTTTACATCGAAACACCCTCCTGGGATCAGGTGCGTCCTGCGAATGCCCTGCGTGCCCTCTTCTACTGGGAAAATTCATCGGCCCTGTTTGTGAAAGGTCATCCCAATTTGCCGGACATTCCCAACGAGCAGATGAAATGTTTAAAGCTGAACAAAACAGACTATCTAGCACTCATGCAGTTTATTGAAGGTTCATTTCAAACGGGCGATCGCGGGCAAAAACAACGTATCGCCAGTGGGCAAGACCAGCAAAGCAGTTTTTACGCCGCTAATGGTTACTACTCTATCCTCAACACCTGTAACACCTGGACTGTAAACGGACTCCGCGCCGCCAACGTTAATACCCCCCTCTGGGGAGGACTTGCCCAACCTGTGATGTTTCACCTGCGAAATGGGTGTCAATGTTAGCAAACAGGGAGTGCTTTACAAAATTCACCTGCCAAGTTCTTTCAGCGTGTCTCCAGAACCGTCTATTCTACTGAATACGGAATCAATGATTAAAAGATGCAGTTTTCAAAAATTCTGATTGCTAACCGAGGAGAGATTGCCCTGCGGATTATTCGCACCTGTGAAGAGCTAGGCATTGCAACGGTTGCAGTCCACTCCACAATTGATCGGCATTCGCTACATGTACAGCTAGCAGACGAAGCGGTATGCATCGGGGAGCCCCCTAGCAGCAAAAGTTACTTAAATATCCCGAACATTCTGGCAGCCGCCCTCACTCGCAATGCCACGGCGATTCACCCTGGCTATGGTTTTTTGGCAGAAAATGCCCGCTTTGCCGAAATCTGTGCAGATCACCAGTTGGTCTTTATTGGACCAACGCCAGAAGCCATTCGGATGATGGGCGATAAATCGACCGCAAAGAAAACAATGCAGAGTGTAGGGGTCCCCACCGTTCCCGGCAGTAAAGGATTGGTGTTGGATGAAGCGGAAGCGCGAGCGATCGCCCGCAGCATTGGTTATCCCGTATTAATCAAAGCAACTGCAGGTGGAGGTGGGCGAGGAATGCGCTTGGTGAAGGAAGATAGCGAGTTAGCTGCCTTGTTTGCTGCTGCGCAGGGTGAAGCCGAAGCTGCCTTTGGTAATCCTGGCGTATATCTTGAGAAATTTGTCCAGAAGCCACGCCACATCGAATTTCAAATTTTGGCAGACAGCTACGGCAATGTCGTGCATCTGGGTGAACGGGAATGCTCAATTCAGCGCCGCCACCAAAAATTATTAGAAGAAGCTCCCAGCACTGCCCTCACCCCAGACCTGCGCGACAAAATGGGGAAAGCCGCTGTCGCTGCTGCTCAGTCAATTAACTATGTGGGAGCCGGAACGGTAGAGTTTTTACTCGATGTAGAAGGCAACTTTTACTTCATGGAGATGAACACTCGTATCCAGGTAGAGCATCCTGTCACTGAAATGATTACCGGCTTGGATCTGATTGCCGAGCAGATTCGCATTGCTCAAGGTGAGCGATTGAGCTTTACGCAGGAAGATATTGTGTTACGTGGACACGCGATCGAATGCCGGATTAATGCAGAAGATCCGGATCAAAACTTTCGTCCCCATCCTGGGCGTATTAGCGGCTACTTGCCTCCTAGTGGTCCTGGTGTGCGGATGGATTCTCACGTCTACACTGATTACGAGATTCCACCCTATTACGATTCTCTGATTGGTAAGCTAATTGTTTGGGCAAGCGATCGCCCCTCCGCCGTTCGCCGTATGCGTCGCGCCCTGCGAGAATGCGCCATCACTGGATTGCCCACCACGATCAATTTTCATCAACGTATCCTAGAAACCCCAGAATTTCAGGAAGGAGACGTTTACACGAACTTTGTAGAGCAGGTGATGATGCCGCAGAATCGGTAGTCTAGCCTTACCCCATTCTGGTCATCATGGTTAGCAAGCCTTGTTGGCCCAGCAATATTTCTCGGAGCAGGCTCAGAATGCCAACCCAGAGAATTGGCGTAATATCAACGCCACCCAGGGGCGGAATGATTTTGCGCACAGGTGCCAGGAAGGGTTCAGTTGGCAAAATTACCAAATTGAAAGGGAAGCGGGTAACGTCAACCTGGGGATACCAGGTCAACACAATCCGAAAAATGAACAAAAAGATCATCATCGCTAACAACGGACCTAACACCCAGGATGTAATCTCAGCAGCCGTCATAGAAGTGATTTTTTAAGGGATGTAAACGTTCTCTCATGATCTTAGCGGTATTCTCACACTTCAAATGGACTCTGATAGAGGGACTTTAGCGATTTCATGGAAAAAAGCTGCTGCTTGAACGACTTCTCAAGGGTGTAACAGACCGATAAAATGAGCAATAAATCGTTGAATGTGAGAGGCGCAGGGAACATGACTCCTTCGTTGATGAACTTTTTACTCAGTCTGCTGGCAGGTACGGTGATTGTAGTCATTCCGGCTACTGTGGCGTTGGTATTTATTAGCCAAAAAGATAAAATTCAACGTTCTTAATTTGCATAGGTTGGATCAATTTTGGTGTCCATTTCATTGACAAGTCATCACCCTGGATTCGCTAACAAAAAGAGTTTATTGCTCATTTTGTGGCATCCAGGGTGTTTTTCTGGTCTTGATCGAGCTGAAACTAAAAACAGCTATGATGCCTCTGGTGCATCAGTAGCCCCAATTCTGCGATCGCCTGAACAGTGGAGATTTTGAGGGAAACTCGTTAACATAGGATGTACTTAGGAGAGGGTTGGCGATGGTAAATGTCGGATTGGGTTGGAGTAGTTTAGTCGGTATTGCACTTGCCGCATCTGGGCTGGCTCTCTACTTCTTACGTTCCTTTCGCCCGAAATTAGCGCGAGATCACGATATTTTCTTCGCTGCTGTTGCCTTGCTGTGCGGTGGTATTTTGTTCTTTCAAGGCTGGCGACAAGACCCAATTTTGCAGTTTGGGCAATTTCTCCTCACTACTTCTGCCATCTTTTTTGCAGTGGAAAGTATTCGGCTTCGAGGGGCTGCAACTGAGCAGGCAAAACGGAATACCCCAATTGTGGATGATGAGCGTCCCGTGAGTAAGGTATACCGGGCAGAACTGGATGAGTTTGGTGCATTTGACGATCGCACAACAACCCGTAGAATTCGCGGCAGTCGAGATGCTCGTCCTAATCGGGAGGAGTATGAAGAAAATGCCCGTCGTCGCCCCGCTTCTCCCCGTGCTAGCTTGGATGATCGCTATGGGCAGGGCGATCGCTCCCGCCGTCGTCCCCGCACAGATGAAGACTCGTTAGGTTCCGATTTTGCAGATGACGATTTGCAATCCCGTTCTCGAATTCGTGGCAGCGCTCCTGCGCGACCGAGTAATCAACCCCCTGCATCAAGACCCCGTCGCCCTCGCCCAGAGGATGAAGTTGCTCGGTCAAGGGAGCGTCGCCCAGTGACAGAGGAACCCCCTTCTGAATATGTAGACTATCGTCCGATTGATAATGACGAAACCGATAATTGGGGCGACGAGTAGCAAGCAATTTATTTTGAAGCGTTGGCTGTTATGGAGTGTCAGTTTTGCATTAACTGGAATGCTGGTTGCCTGTGAACAAACTCAGATATCTACAGGTTCAGTTGAGTTAGACAGCCGCTTTAACGACGAACAGCCTGCCCTGAGTGGTAATGGTCGCTACCTGGCGTTTACCTCTAACCGGGATGGAACCCGAGGGATTTTGTTGTATGACCTACGGGACAAACGCTATGTGATGCTGCCACGTCTGAATCGGCGAGATGCGATCGCGGAGTCTCCTAGCCTTAGCTATACTGGGCGCTACATCGCCTATATTGCCAGTGACAGTGCCCGGCCTGAGATCGAGTTGTATGATCGCGCCACTCAACAAACTCAGATCCTGACAATCGGCTATCGGGGATGGTTCCGCAATCCCAAAATTAGCCCAGATGGGCGCTACATTGTGTTTGAAACAGGCAGTCGGGGGCAGTGGGATATTGAACTGCTAGACCGGGGTGCGGGCGTAGAACTGGACATTCCCGATTACCAGCGGAATCGTCCTAATCCTGCCGTGTCTCCCTAAACAAGCAACAGTAAACGGTGGGTAGTGTGAGAGTTTCGTGGTTGATTATCCTAATGACTGGAATGGTGAGTGGTTGTGCAGGACCACGCTTAGTCAGCTTTCCCTATGACCCTGGCGGACGCAGTTTAAATAGTCAGTTTGCTGAACAAAATCCCGCGATCGCCGGACGGTACATTGTCTTCACCTCTGATCGCCGCAACAGTCAGGACATCTATTTGTACGACACTGTTACTCGTAGCCTGATTGAAACGCCAGGACTGAATGCGATTGACATGATCGAGTCGAACCCAGCTATTTCAGATAACGGACGTTACATCGTATTCGCAGGAGCACGGGAAGGACATTCTGCTATTTATTTGTATGACCGAGAAACTCGTCAACTGCGCAACCTCACTCAAAACCTGAAAGCACAGGTTCGTAATCCTACAATCAGTGCTGACGGAAATGCGATCGCCTTTGAATCGAGCGCTAACGGGCAGTGGGATATTTTGATCTACAACCGCTTAGGACAACCCTTCACATCCATCCCCGGACGTTAACTTTCTGTGGTGTAGGCGATTGCTAATTTTTCTGGCTAGACCTGGAAATAGGAAAACCACAATTTTGGTGACTCCGGTCAATGTGAAATTTCTATGAAATCCAACTTCAACCAAATCCGAGCCAGGCAATTAAGCCTTGTCCAGTAAAGACTTCGATGAGAAGCAGAGCAACAATGCCAATCATAGCGAACCGTCCATTCAGTTGTTCGGCATAAGCCGTCCACCCAAAGGCAGGAACGGGACGATTATAGGACTCGTCAGTGCTGGATGAGGAAGTTTCGGGTTTTCTAGACTCAGGATTCGATGTTTCAGACATAGATTTAGCCACCCACAGGTTCAGGAGTATCCGTCACAGGTTCGACAACGGCAGATTTATCTAAACGTTTGACAGAGTCAATCAGCGATCTCACTTGATCTGTACCTTCAGACTTTTCAAACGTTAAAGGAAATTTGCCCCTAACCATCATACGCAGTCCTAGCGGCGCAATGCTCAACAGACCACGCACATCTCGAAAGGAATTTCCAACAACCTTTAGCCCAAACAACCGCTCATCGATCCAACCGCCCTGCTTGACTAACTCAACTAATGTTCTACGGTGGCGAATAAATACAGTGGTTGGCACATCCTGTTGAGCCAGGATTTCTGATTTAATTTTACTAATTTGATCCATCGGGGCAACTTCCATGGGGCATGCGATATTGCAGTAGTAACAGCGGGTACAACCCCAAACACCTGTTGTTCCCTGGTTGTATTTTGCCAATCGGTTTGCGAATCCCTGATCGTGGGAATCTGCCACCATTCGGTATGCTTTTGCTAGGGCATGAGGTCCCACAAAGTCAGGATTTACTTCCCGTGCGTTGCACTCGGAATAGCACGCACCACAGAGGATGCAGTTGCCGACCTGATTCAAGCGCGATCGCTCCTCTGGAGTCTGTAAAAACTCTCGCTCAGGAATTTGGCGCGCTGCTGTACTGACATACGGATCTACTGCTTTCAGGTTTGCCCAAAAACCACTCATATCCACTATCAGATCCTTAATGACTGGCATATTCCCCATCGGTGCCAGTGTCATTACAGGTGTATCGTCCGTGCCAGCCTTATTAGAGGGGCGATCGCCAACTTCAACCGCAGCCTGCTGCAAGCGCTTAATTTCACGATTTAAATTTTCCTTGCAAGCCAGAGCAGAACGCCCATTAATCCGCATTGAGCAACTGCCACAAATGGTGTTGCGGCAATTCTTACGAAAGGCTAAAGTGCCATCTTGCTCCCATTTAATCCGATTTAAGCAGTCTAAGATTGTAGCACTAGGCTCTACATCTAGAGTGTATTCCTGAATTCTGGGAAGGGTGTCTTTGTCTTGTCGAATAATCTTGAAAAGAACTTGCATTCTTACGATGAGCACTAACTGAGAAGCTTATTTAACGATAATTCAGATTAAGGACATTCTGCTATTACTAAATGACAGTTTAAGAAATTTTGACGTAGACGCAACTTTCACAACGTTAGATTTTTCAAATCTTGAGGGTGAAAATTGCGGACTTCTATCAAGCAAGAAAACACGGGGATGAACTGAAATCGTAGATCTTTTGAGCAGCGAAAAAGTTGTTCGATATTTTTATCGTCATCTCAAGACTTTTTGGATTGATTTTAATTATCGAATGTACTTGGAGATTGTTAATTTCAAGATGCTGGAGTTAACTTCAAGATATTGAGGTTTCTCAAAATGCTGGTGAAATCAATGCCTGACTCATCGATACCGTAAATTTTCTGACTTCTAGCTTCACATTTATAGCTAGGTAGCAAAAATAAATAAAAAATATTAACGCTAAAACCATGCATTGAATATTGCCAAAGCAGCCAGATCTAAGGATATATTTTTTATAGTGTTAGATTGTTCAACAGAGTTGTTCATTCCCTGAGCTTTCAGGAAAATCGGGAAAAAGATGGCAGAAACCTCTCCTACTCCGCTAACAGGAAAAGCGCTACTTCAAAAAGTAAAAGAATTGGCGCACTTGCCTCGTCGCGAAACAGCAAAGCGTTGTGGATATTACACGGTTACCAAAAACAACCAAACTCGTGTAAATCTAACAGACTTTTATGATGCGCTGTTGGTTGCTAAAGGGCTTCCCTTAGATCCAGAAGGCTCAAAAGATGGGCGTGGGCGGGAGCCGACCTATCGAGTCAGTGTGCACAAAAATGGGCAAATTGTCATTGGAGCCGCCTATACTCAAGCGATGGGTTTAAAGCCTGGTGATGAGTTTGAGATTAAACTGGGTTACAAACACATTCGGCTAATTCAATTAGATAGCGGTGATAGGGATCGAAATGGCACTGATGATGATGAATAGTACCGTTTAAAGCAAGACATATGTCCCTCGTCGTTATTGGAATTGCCGATTATTGAAATTGCTGGTTGATTGTTATTGAGTAATCATGATGCTCTAGAGTAACGATTATTAAGGGATTAAGCAGTGACGGCGGGATAAGGGACGAAATAGGAACAGCACGAGAAAGGCTTGTTTGCGGAAGATGATAACCCCATGCAGATTCTCTTCTAGCTTCGGCTGTTAGCCAATTAAAAACTGTTGTTAAACGTTCAAATATGGCGATCGCGAATACGATTCGTCTGCAACTTACTAGCCGTTTCTCGCAGTAGTCAAGAATGGCACTAAGGTGACCACTACTACCACCGATCAAAATGCGGTTGCGGGCTAGAAGATCAATGAGAGCATCTGGGGCATGACTGTGGATTGGCTTGACATTTTCGACCCGAAACCGCTGACAATTCTGCTGGATCAGTGTTGTATCTGCTGCTGGTTTTTCAATTGCGTAGGCGGTAGAACTGGGGCACAGTCTGGCGATTTCGATAGACACTGATCCAGCGCCTGCGCCAATGTCCCAAACGATTTGTCCGCATTGAAGTGCTAACTCTCCCAGGATCAGCAACCGAATTTTCTGTTTCATTATGAGTCCGGGGCGATCGCGAAAACTCAAAAATGCCCGATCTGGTACTCCCAGCAAAGGTTTGTGCTGCTAAACTCACCTAATGGGAGCTAATTTCACGATCAATAACCGCAAAACCTGCGGCATGATGGGGTGAATATTCATGTCTCGACACTTTTGCCTAAAACTTGAAGACTGGCCAATCAGATTCCCGATAGTAACGAGTCATATCATCAAACTTCCGTAATTCTGCACGATACACCCTGTACATTTGCGGTTCTCGATCCAACCATTGCTGATTGAGGTTAACAAATACCTCGCCCATCTCTGGACGGTTTTCCACGGTTGGCAAACTCCCAAAGTAGCCTAACGTGATGTGGGGGGTGAAGTAATACTGTTGCTCAATCCCCAGCCTAATGAGTTCCTGGTTTTGGTATAAGGCGCGACGAAACTTCAAAATTCGTTCATAGGCGTATTCTTCAATAGGTGCGAGACAAATCGCGATCGCTCGTGTCATCACCATCATTCCCAATGCTTGAAATTGGATGGGTTTGCCTTCACTAATTGGCTCACACTCTTGAAAAATTTGGTGAATGAGATCCCGCAGTTGGGTCTCAAAGGAGGCATCCTCTATGGCGTGACGAAATGCCCCATTCCAAATCAAATCTGCCAACGTGATATGGAAACTAGAGGGAGGAACGGGGGCAAATACTTCAGGACTTAGATGCTGCACAAGTTGGTGTTGAAAATCCTCTAAGAAATTAAAAAGCCCTTGATTTGCAACATCATCTTCACTGCCTGGTGGTGTGATTATGGTGTATCCAGGAAACGGCAGTGCTTCCAGTCCTTTTTCAGGGTGTAACTGATACTTTGGTGATTCTTGGATATGCTGCACTTGAGAGCGATAAGTTTCTGGCAATGTCATCCGCATTGCCCGATTCAGATAGGTCTGAAAGTTCTCGTCCAATCTTGCGTACCTCGGTAAGTAGGTTTATCAATCTTACGACTGCAACAGCCTGAGAGTGCTTTTCAGTTGCATGATTATCCTCACACCATAACAAATTGGGGATCATTACCATGCAGTAAATAGAGCGATCCCCATTGCTCAACTTCCAGTCTGCCAGGATTAACAGGACAATACAATTACCTCATTGGTGAGAAGGTTGTCTACGATGCCAATCTACGTTTATTGGGGAAATGATGACTTTGCGATCGCCCAGGCAGTAACAGTTCTGCGCCAAAAAGTGCTAGATTCTGCCTGGGAATCTTTCAACTACGACAAAATCTTTTCTGATCAGCCTGGAGCTTTCTCCCAAGCCCTTAATCAAGCGATGACTCCTCCCTTTGGGGCAGGGGGGCGTCTAGTGTGGCTGGTTGATACTTCCCTCTGCCAGCACTGTTCTGATGCCCAACTCAGTGAACTGGAGCGAACACTGCCTATCTTACCTGCAAGCACGACGCTACTGTTCACCAGTGGGAATAAACCTGATAGCCGATTGAAGGTAACCAAACTGCTGCAAAAGTATGGGGAAATTCGCGAGTTTGCCTTGATTCCTGCCTGGAAAACCGATTTAGTTACTAAAAATATCCGTCAGATTGCTCAAGATCTGGGTGTGAAGCTCACTCCGGCCGCAGTCGATTTGTTAGCGGATGCTGTCGGCAACGATACACGCCAGCTTTACAGTGAACTGGAGAAACTGCGGCTGTATGCAGGTCAGTCTTCGCGATCGCTGACGGAAACCGATGTTGCTGCTCTGGTCACTGCCAGTACTCAAAGTTCCTTCAAACTGGGAGCAGCAATTCGGCAGGGGCAAACGGCGGATGCCCTGGAACTGGTAGCAGATTTAATCCGTCAAAATGAACCAGCGTTGGGAATTGTCAGAAGTTTAGTAGGGCAATTCCGTACCTGGACGTGGGTAAAGCTAATGCTGGAATCGGGCGAGCGAGATGAAGCCGCGATCGCGCAAGCTGCAGACATTGGTAATCCCAAACGTCTTTACTTTTTGAAACGAGAAATTCAAGCTTTATCCCTGGCTTCGCTGCTGCAAACACTGCCCACCCTGCTAGAGTTAGAAGCTGATCTCAAACGAGGGGCAGACGACCTGATTAGCCTGCAATCGAAAGTTATTCAACTATGTGAGCTATGTCGAAAGGGGTAACCGGGATCAACCCCGAATAATAGATAGTAAAAAGTGATGGGTGACAAGACTGTTTTCTGCAAAAAACATTGCCAACCCTGGAACTTATCACCCTTAAAATAATTCAAAACCTTTAAAGACCTTGTTGTGCTAGTTACATTGGCGTCGATACGCAATCATGATGAACCTTTCAACTGTTTTACGGCTTTCTTCTAAGCGTTCACAGGCTCAATCGCTGCTAGTAGGCAGCTTATCTGTCTTGGGTTTAATCTCTGGAGTGTTGGTGTCTGAGGTTGTTTATGCGCAGGCTCCTGGCGATATGGCTCAATACACTAGGGTTGCCCGCCAGATTGAGCAACAGCGGATGCAAGACTATGCTGAAGTCAAACAAATTATGGGCGGGACGGTTCCCGAAAATGTTTGCCAGCGGCGAGATACTCCTCAAAGAGTTCAGGAAATCTGCGAACGCTTTGAAAATACCTCCCGCGATATCATTACGCGCAATGGTATGTCCGTCCCCAAATTCAACGAAATTACGCGCTACTGCCAGCAAAATCCCAAGCCAAAAGAATGCCCGCGTTAAGGAGGATTTGGGGTATCGGGTTTAGAGCATCGGGTATGGAATTTTGCTCAGCCCCTATCCCTGATTCCCTATCCCATACGCTATAGTTGCACTCCCTTGAGATGCGATCGCGGATTAAAGCTGCGATTTGCTCGAATTTTTTCGTAGAGTT is a window of Leptolyngbyaceae cyanobacterium JSC-12 DNA encoding:
- a CDS encoding Ycf66 family protein (IMG reference gene:2510097922~PFAM: Ycf66 protein N-terminus); this translates as MVNVGLGWSSLVGIALAASGLALYFLRSFRPKLARDHDIFFAAVALLCGGILFFQGWRQDPILQFGQFLLTTSAIFFAVESIRLRGAATEQAKRNTPIVDDERPVSKVYRAELDEFGAFDDRTTTRRIRGSRDARPNREEYEENARRRPASPRASLDDRYGQGDRSRRRPRTDEDSLGSDFADDDLQSRSRIRGSAPARPSNQPPASRPRRPRPEDEVARSRERRPVTEEPPSEYVDYRPIDNDETDNWGDE
- a CDS encoding periplasmic component of the Tol biopolymer transport system (IMG reference gene:2510097923~PFAM: WD40-like Beta Propeller Repeat), which codes for MTKPIIGATSSKQFILKRWLLWSVSFALTGMLVACEQTQISTGSVELDSRFNDEQPALSGNGRYLAFTSNRDGTRGILLYDLRDKRYVMLPRLNRRDAIAESPSLSYTGRYIAYIASDSARPEIELYDRATQQTQILTIGYRGWFRNPKISPDGRYIVFETGSRGQWDIELLDRGAGVELDIPDYQRNRPNPAVSP
- a CDS encoding periplasmic component of the Tol biopolymer transport system (IMG reference gene:2510097924~PFAM: WD40-like Beta Propeller Repeat); translation: MTGMVSGCAGPRLVSFPYDPGGRSLNSQFAEQNPAIAGRYIVFTSDRRNSQDIYLYDTVTRSLIETPGLNAIDMIESNPAISDNGRYIVFAGAREGHSAIYLYDRETRQLRNLTQNLKAQVRNPTISADGNAIAFESSANGQWDILIYNRLGQPFTSIPGR
- a CDS encoding Chlorophyll A-B binding protein (IMG reference gene:2510097925~PFAM: Chlorophyll A-B binding protein) encodes the protein MSETSNPESRKPETSSSSTDESYNRPVPAFGWTAYAEQLNGRFAMIGIVALLLIEVFTGQGLIAWLGFG
- a CDS encoding succinate dehydrogenase subunit B (IMG reference gene:2510097926~TIGRFAM: succinate dehydrogenase and fumarate reductase iron-sulfur protein), encoding MQVLFKIIRQDKDTLPRIQEYTLDVEPSATILDCLNRIKWEQDGTLAFRKNCRNTICGSCSMRINGRSALACKENLNREIKRLQQAAVEVGDRPSNKAGTDDTPVMTLAPMGNMPVIKDLIVDMSGFWANLKAVDPYVSTAARQIPEREFLQTPEERSRLNQVGNCILCGACYSECNAREVNPDFVGPHALAKAYRMVADSHDQGFANRLAKYNQGTTGVWGCTRCYYCNIACPMEVAPMDQISKIKSEILAQQDVPTTVFIRHRRTLVELVKQGGWIDERLFGLKVVGNSFRDVRGLLSIAPLGLRMMVRGKFPLTFEKSEGTDQVRSLIDSVKRLDKSAVVEPVTDTPEPVGG
- a CDS encoding hypothetical protein (IMG reference gene:2510097927), with translation MHGFSVNIFYLFLLPSYKCEARSQKIYGIDESGIDFTSILRNLNILKLTPAS
- a CDS encoding hypothetical protein (IMG reference gene:2510097928), translating into MAETSPTPLTGKALLQKVKELAHLPRRETAKRCGYYTVTKNNQTRVNLTDFYDALLVAKGLPLDPEGSKDGRGREPTYRVSVHKNGQIVIGAAYTQAMGLKPGDEFEIKLGYKHIRLIQLDSGDRDRNGTDDDE
- a CDS encoding hypothetical protein (IMG reference gene:2510097930) — translated: MDENFQTYLNRAMRMTLPETYRSQVQHIQESPKYQLHPEKGLEALPFPGYTIITPPGSEDDVANQGLFNFLEDFQHQLVQHLSPEVFAPVPPSSFHITLADLIWNGAFRHAIEDASFETQLRDLIHQIFQECEPISEGKPIQFQALGMMVMTRAIAICLAPIEEYAYERILKFRRALYQNQELIRLGIEQQYYFTPHITLGYFGSLPTVENRPEMGEVFVNLNQQWLDREPQMYRVYRAELRKFDDMTRYYRESDWPVFKF